One window from the genome of Paraclostridium sordellii encodes:
- a CDS encoding DJ-1 family glyoxalase III, producing the protein MKRLLVLLAEGFEEVEALTIVDVLRRANVGCDMCSLDKEYVKGTHNIEIKVDVNIKEIKATDYDGVALPGGLPGAYNLRDSEDVANLVKEFNENNKIVAAICAAPEALESFGLLENKRCTSYPGFVQNKEKVNYIENKVVVEDGNIITSRGPATAIEFALTILKKLGYEKEYEDIREGMLVNFYNEFK; encoded by the coding sequence ATGAAAAGGTTATTAGTTTTATTAGCTGAAGGATTTGAAGAAGTTGAAGCTCTTACTATCGTTGATGTTTTGAGAAGAGCTAATGTAGGATGTGATATGTGTTCACTAGATAAAGAATATGTAAAAGGCACTCACAATATAGAAATAAAAGTAGATGTAAATATAAAAGAAATAAAAGCAACTGATTATGATGGAGTCGCATTACCAGGAGGCTTACCAGGGGCTTATAATTTAAGAGACAGTGAAGATGTAGCTAATTTAGTAAAAGAATTTAATGAAAATAATAAAATTGTTGCAGCTATTTGTGCAGCTCCAGAAGCTTTAGAAAGTTTTGGATTATTAGAAAATAAAAGATGCACGTCTTATCCTGGATTTGTTCAAAATAAAGAAAAGGTAAATTATATAGAAAATAAAGTGGTTGTAGAAGATGGAAATATAATAACTAGTAGAGGACCTGCAACAGCAATTGAATTTGCTTTAACAATACTTAAAAAATTAGGATATGAAAAAGAATATGAAGATATAAGAGAAGGAATGTTAGTTAATTTTTATAATGAATTTAAATAA
- a CDS encoding AraC family transcriptional regulator encodes MFKKTTSPQFDNFGISLKNESYQNHTKNLYTFKNKSINSLKFTNDTNPLIYVTEGVVMILVSKDSKHISNFIINKPIKLDKNTYFNLISISNSSSVFITKSFDDFNSVMLKEDFVYSSMSPSLNISEIYTKFYQEKGSNYKFSGEYHSYWELTYVDKGILETTIDKKPYTLFQGDLIFYAPYQFHTQSTKSSNTTSYITINFNMDFDNCNLLCNKVFSLDRNAYNSMKLLIKELSDTNLYSNDLSICYLKQLIINILRIENEILNKPTTNMKQIYENNLLNKILNFIDLNITNKIFVDTICLEFNISPTTLHSLFKKNVGITVKNYINKVKLNKSKDLINKSEYTFSEIADYLAFSSIHYFSKKFKSEFGISPTEYAKSIYKK; translated from the coding sequence ATGTTCAAAAAAACTACATCTCCGCAATTTGATAATTTCGGAATTTCACTAAAGAATGAATCTTATCAAAATCACACAAAAAACTTATATACTTTTAAAAATAAATCTATAAATAGTTTAAAATTTACAAATGATACTAATCCATTGATTTATGTTACAGAAGGTGTTGTCATGATTTTAGTTTCAAAAGACTCAAAACATATATCTAACTTTATAATTAATAAACCTATTAAGCTTGATAAAAATACATACTTTAACTTAATATCTATATCCAATTCTTCTTCAGTTTTCATTACAAAATCATTTGATGATTTTAATTCTGTTATGTTAAAAGAGGATTTTGTATATTCTTCAATGTCTCCTTCTTTAAATATATCAGAAATATATACAAAATTTTATCAAGAAAAAGGAAGTAATTATAAGTTTAGTGGAGAGTATCATTCATACTGGGAGCTTACTTATGTTGATAAAGGCATTTTAGAAACTACAATTGATAAAAAACCTTATACACTTTTTCAAGGAGATTTAATTTTCTATGCTCCATATCAATTTCACACTCAATCAACTAAGTCTAGTAATACAACTTCATATATTACAATAAATTTTAATATGGATTTTGACAATTGTAATTTACTTTGCAATAAAGTTTTTTCCCTAGATAGAAATGCTTATAATTCAATGAAACTTTTAATTAAAGAATTATCTGATACAAACTTATATTCTAATGACTTATCTATATGTTATTTAAAACAACTAATTATAAATATTTTGCGTATTGAAAATGAGATTTTAAACAAACCTACAACTAATATGAAACAAATTTATGAAAACAATTTATTAAACAAAATTTTAAACTTTATAGATTTAAATATTACCAATAAAATATTCGTAGATACTATTTGTTTAGAATTTAATATAAGTCCTACCACACTACATTCTTTATTTAAAAAAAATGTAGGAATAACAGTAAAAAATTATATAAATAAAGTTAAACTTAATAAAAGTAAAGACCTTATAAATAAATCAGAATACACATTTAGTGAAATTGCCGATTACCTTGCATTTTCTTCAATTCATTATTTTTCTAAAAAATTTAAATCTGAATTTGGAATTTCACCTACAGAGTATGCAAAATCCATATATAAAAAATAG
- a CDS encoding DUF308 domain-containing protein: MNINFNFNNFNQKKNANNFIMLGILLLVVGTITLLFENFGIKLLSFGLGAIALFLAYLNLKVINELKRYESKENIKPYTRREIILIVVAILFFVFPQQIQGFFSSILGAYLLVNQVMIFIKSRKNVYIKFNAFNGFLLICGIILIVSPLFLSGFIATFLALILVLIGFQLVSTGNKLKKL, from the coding sequence ATGAATATTAATTTTAACTTTAATAATTTTAATCAAAAGAAAAATGCAAATAATTTTATTATGCTAGGAATACTACTACTGGTAGTTGGAACTATAACTTTATTATTTGAAAATTTTGGTATCAAATTATTGTCATTTGGATTAGGTGCTATTGCTTTATTTTTAGCATACTTAAATTTAAAAGTTATAAATGAGCTTAAAAGATATGAGTCAAAAGAAAATATAAAACCTTATACTCGTAGAGAAATTATACTTATAGTTGTAGCTATACTATTTTTCGTATTTCCACAACAAATTCAAGGATTTTTCTCTTCTATACTAGGTGCATACCTTTTAGTAAATCAAGTTATGATATTTATAAAAAGCAGAAAAAATGTATATATAAAATTTAATGCTTTTAACGGATTCTTACTAATTTGTGGAATTATATTAATAGTATCTCCTTTATTTTTATCTGGATTTATTGCTACATTTTTAGCTTTAATATTAGTTTTAATAGGATTCCAATTAGTATCTACTGGAAATAAATTAAAGAAATTATAA
- a CDS encoding TIGR01212 family radical SAM protein (This family includes YhcC from E. coli K-12, an uncharacterized radical SAM protein.) — MTDFKYAFDNKRYHTWNYYLRSNFGEKVFKVSINAGFSCPNIDGTITYGGCTYCSKEGSGDFAGNPNDNLIKQFEDIKQMMHKKWHSAKYIGYFQAFTNTHAPVNILKEKYETILNLEDVIGLSISTRPDCLPDDVVEYLAKLNKKTNLWVELGLQTIHDKTSKVINRGHDYDTFLEGVEKLKKHNIKTVVHIINGLPGEDYNMMMETAKAVSELGVHGIKIHLLHVLKNTPMEKMLEKEMFTLMEKDEYVNLVCDQLEILPPEMVVHRLTGDGKRDEMVGPMWSLKKWEVLNAIDDTMKKRNSYQGIKYNKKNNA, encoded by the coding sequence TTGACAGATTTTAAATATGCCTTTGATAACAAAAGGTATCATACTTGGAATTATTACCTTAGAAGCAATTTTGGTGAAAAAGTTTTTAAGGTGTCTATAAATGCAGGTTTTTCTTGTCCTAACATAGATGGAACAATAACATATGGCGGTTGTACTTATTGTAGTAAAGAAGGTTCTGGAGACTTTGCAGGTAATCCAAATGATAATTTAATAAAGCAATTTGAAGATATAAAACAAATGATGCATAAAAAATGGCATAGTGCAAAATATATAGGATATTTTCAAGCATTTACTAATACTCATGCTCCGGTTAATATCTTAAAGGAAAAATATGAAACTATATTAAACTTGGAAGATGTAATAGGACTTTCTATATCTACAAGACCGGACTGTCTTCCTGATGATGTTGTAGAATATTTAGCAAAGCTTAATAAAAAAACTAATTTATGGGTTGAGTTAGGCCTTCAAACTATTCATGATAAAACATCTAAAGTTATAAATAGAGGTCATGATTATGATACATTTTTAGAGGGTGTTGAAAAATTAAAAAAACATAATATAAAAACTGTAGTTCATATAATCAATGGTCTTCCTGGAGAAGATTATAATATGATGATGGAAACAGCAAAAGCCGTTTCTGAACTTGGCGTGCATGGTATAAAAATCCATCTACTTCATGTTTTAAAAAATACTCCTATGGAAAAAATGCTTGAAAAAGAAATGTTTACGCTAATGGAAAAAGATGAGTATGTAAATCTAGTTTGTGATCAATTAGAAATTTTACCTCCTGAAATGGTAGTTCATAGACTTACAGGTGATGGTAAAAGAGATGAAATGGTAGGTCCTATGTGGAGTTTAAAAAAATGGGAAGTTTTAAATGCTATTGATGACACTATGAAAAAAAGAAATTCATATCAAGGAATTAAATACAATAAAAAAAATAATGCTTAA
- a CDS encoding competence/damage-inducible protein A gives MKAEIITVGTEILLGDIVNTNSQFLAKELASLGIDVYYQSTVGDNESRLMDTLNESLDRSDIIITTGGLGPTNDDITKEVAAKCFNQELVFYNDIWKDIKQYFEKIGVEPTENNKKQAYFPKDCIILNNSNGTAPGAILKKENKMIIVLPGPPKEMIPMFNNELKKHLENLTDYKLISRTLRFFGIGESELEDKLSDIINNQTNPTIAPYAKEGEVTLRITAKSYTKDDADNLIDEVENKIKTLVGKYLYGYGETTLEETVAKLLVEKNLTIAVSESCTGGMVSSMLIDYPGISQVFMEGCVTYSNEAKMSRLGVKKETLDNFGAVSTETAIEMAKGVAMNLKTNVGLSTTGIAGPGGGTTEKPVGLVYIGLYINGKTKVKKLNLAGSREKIRVKATKEALNFLRLELL, from the coding sequence ATGAAAGCAGAAATTATAACAGTTGGAACAGAGATATTGTTAGGCGATATAGTAAATACTAATTCTCAGTTTTTAGCAAAAGAACTGGCTAGTTTAGGTATAGATGTTTACTACCAAAGTACTGTTGGAGATAATGAAAGTAGATTAATGGATACCTTAAATGAAAGTTTAGATAGAAGTGATATAATAATAACAACAGGAGGCTTGGGGCCTACAAATGATGATATAACAAAAGAAGTTGCAGCTAAGTGCTTTAATCAAGAGTTAGTTTTTTATAATGATATATGGAAAGATATAAAACAATATTTTGAAAAAATAGGTGTAGAGCCTACAGAGAATAATAAAAAGCAGGCATATTTTCCTAAAGATTGCATTATTTTAAATAACTCTAATGGAACAGCTCCAGGTGCTATTTTAAAAAAAGAAAATAAAATGATAATAGTGTTACCAGGACCTCCAAAGGAAATGATTCCAATGTTTAATAATGAATTAAAAAAACATTTAGAAAATCTAACGGATTATAAATTAATATCCAGAACATTAAGATTTTTTGGAATAGGTGAATCAGAACTAGAGGATAAGTTAAGTGATATTATTAATAATCAAACGAATCCAACTATAGCACCTTATGCAAAAGAGGGAGAAGTAACGTTAAGAATTACAGCAAAATCTTATACAAAAGATGATGCAGATAATTTAATCGATGAAGTTGAAAACAAAATAAAAACATTAGTAGGTAAATACTTATATGGTTATGGAGAAACTACATTAGAAGAAACAGTAGCAAAATTATTAGTAGAGAAAAACTTAACCATTGCAGTAAGTGAATCTTGTACAGGTGGAATGGTATCTTCAATGTTAATAGATTATCCAGGAATATCTCAAGTATTTATGGAAGGCTGTGTTACCTATTCAAATGAAGCTAAGATGAGTAGATTGGGAGTTAAAAAAGAAACTCTAGATAATTTTGGCGCTGTAAGTACTGAGACAGCAATAGAAATGGCTAAAGGAGTAGCTATGAATTTAAAAACAAATGTTGGACTATCAACTACAGGTATTGCAGGTCCTGGAGGAGGAACTACTGAAAAACCTGTTGGTTTAGTTTACATAGGACTTTATATAAATGGTAAAACAAAAGTGAAAAAACTTAATTTAGCTGGAAGTAGAGAAAAAATACGAGTTAAAGCTACCAAAGAAGCTTTAAACTTTTTACGACTAGAACTTTTATAA
- a CDS encoding Dph6-related ATP pyrophosphatase — MDNGFIMSFSGGKDSTLALYRMIKKGYKPVALLTTLKKNKGKSWTHGITNSLLEKVSKSLQIPILKVECDIDEYETEFEKALIEGKKMGAQICVFGDIDIEEHKQWDILRCENTGLKAKFPLWQEDRGKLVYEFIDSGFTTIIKTINLKYLDEKYLGKVLDRSVVKEIELSGADICGENGEYHTFVINGPLFSQPIEFENKGKVLENGYAHLDIL, encoded by the coding sequence ATGGATAATGGATTTATTATGTCATTTAGTGGAGGAAAGGATAGTACATTAGCGTTATATAGAATGATAAAAAAAGGATATAAACCAGTTGCACTTTTAACAACATTAAAAAAAAACAAAGGTAAATCGTGGACTCATGGAATAACTAATAGTTTACTAGAAAAGGTTAGTAAGAGCTTGCAAATTCCAATTTTGAAAGTAGAGTGTGACATAGATGAGTACGAAACTGAATTTGAAAAAGCTTTAATAGAAGGCAAGAAAATGGGAGCTCAAATTTGTGTATTTGGAGATATTGATATAGAAGAACATAAACAATGGGATATTTTAAGATGTGAAAATACAGGTTTAAAAGCAAAATTTCCACTATGGCAAGAAGATAGAGGAAAATTAGTTTATGAATTTATAGATAGTGGGTTTACTACTATTATAAAAACAATAAATTTAAAATATTTAGACGAAAAATATTTAGGAAAAGTTTTAGATAGATCAGTTGTTAAAGAAATAGAACTCTCTGGTGCAGATATATGTGGAGAAAATGGAGAATATCATACTTTTGTAATTAATGGACCTTTATTTAGCCAGCCTATAGAATTTGAAAATAAAGGTAAAGTTTTAGAAAATGGGTATGCCCATCTAGATATTTTATAA
- a CDS encoding Cof-type HAD-IIB family hydrolase, giving the protein MIKYIFCDLDGTLYHNGISKEDSKAIEDIEKEGIKFNIATGRIFVQAVKMIENDIDMNGYYICENGSYIYDSNKNLVFRGTIDDNIVKKVIAEYDSDDATMYFKYDGKVVLLKENKFFTTYSNDYVVDENFSQKDSYNDLVGNIGIVSQNIDELYRLESFFIEEFNDVLDIYFSSEHTLNLVPKGVSKHEGIKKVCEILGANLDEIATIGDSPNDISMLNTTKYSFAMESSRKEVLDAANYTAKSVSDAISKIKYINKDF; this is encoded by the coding sequence ATGATAAAATATATATTTTGTGATTTAGATGGAACTCTATATCATAATGGAATATCAAAAGAGGATTCTAAGGCCATTGAAGATATAGAAAAAGAGGGCATTAAATTTAATATAGCAACAGGTCGTATATTTGTACAAGCTGTTAAAATGATTGAAAATGATATTGATATGAATGGATATTATATCTGTGAAAATGGATCTTATATATATGATAGTAATAAAAATTTAGTTTTTAGAGGAACCATAGATGATAATATAGTAAAAAAAGTTATTGCTGAGTATGATTCAGATGATGCAACTATGTATTTTAAATATGATGGAAAAGTAGTTCTTTTAAAAGAAAATAAATTTTTTACTACATATTCAAATGACTATGTAGTAGATGAAAATTTTTCACAAAAAGATAGTTATAATGATTTAGTAGGTAATATTGGTATAGTTTCTCAAAATATAGATGAACTGTATAGATTAGAATCATTTTTTATAGAGGAATTTAACGATGTTTTAGATATATATTTCTCTTCAGAACATACTCTTAATTTAGTTCCTAAAGGAGTATCCAAACATGAAGGAATAAAAAAAGTATGTGAAATATTAGGTGCAAATTTAGATGAGATAGCTACTATAGGGGATTCTCCTAATGATATTAGTATGTTAAACACTACTAAATATAGTTTTGCAATGGAAAGTTCTAGAAAAGAAGTATTAGATGCTGCAAACTATACAGCTAAGTCTGTAAGTGATGCTATTTCAAAAATAAAATATATAAATAAAGATTTTTAA
- a CDS encoding DMT family transporter, with translation MDQKIKGYLFVVTAGVLWATLGLFVNSLLGAGLTPEQVAFLRLFLGFLILFIYSFIKMPNALKISKKGLGYCILVGIISQAGFNVFYFNSINTIGVSASAVLLYTSPLFLTILSMVIFKEKLNKIKVTSLIVCFMGSILAVTGGSLDLGQLSMGGILLGVMSAITYACMSIISKGALKECEGITLLIYGFLVGAILMIPLANPVQLVGYTKHINILFIMIGLGIVPAAAAYIFYLNGISTGIDLSIAGILASTELIVSVIIGWTLLGEDFSIVKSIGVLFMIISAFIAIKKPKEHKVKYNTKEHELKTAH, from the coding sequence ATGGATCAAAAAATTAAAGGATATTTATTTGTAGTAACAGCTGGAGTTTTATGGGCTACCCTAGGACTTTTTGTTAATTCATTATTAGGAGCAGGATTAACACCAGAGCAGGTTGCATTTCTAAGATTGTTTTTAGGATTTTTGATATTATTTATTTATAGTTTTATAAAAATGCCTAATGCTCTAAAAATAAGCAAGAAAGGATTAGGATATTGCATATTAGTTGGGATAATAAGTCAAGCAGGATTTAATGTATTTTATTTTAATTCAATAAATACTATAGGAGTTTCTGCTTCAGCAGTACTTTTATATACTTCTCCTTTATTTTTGACTATTTTATCTATGGTAATATTTAAAGAAAAATTAAATAAAATTAAAGTAACATCATTGATTGTATGTTTTATGGGATCTATATTAGCAGTAACAGGAGGTAGTTTAGATTTAGGACAACTAAGCATGGGTGGTATTTTATTAGGTGTAATGTCTGCAATAACTTATGCATGTATGTCTATAATAAGTAAAGGAGCACTTAAAGAGTGTGAAGGAATAACTTTATTAATATATGGATTTTTAGTTGGAGCTATACTTATGATACCATTGGCTAATCCAGTTCAGTTAGTTGGTTACACAAAACATATAAATATACTATTTATAATGATTGGCTTAGGAATAGTGCCAGCAGCTGCTGCATATATATTTTATCTAAATGGAATTTCAACAGGTATAGATTTGTCTATAGCAGGAATTTTAGCATCTACAGAGTTAATAGTTTCTGTAATTATAGGATGGACTTTACTAGGTGAAGATTTTTCAATAGTTAAATCAATAGGAGTCTTATTTATGATAATATCAGCTTTTATAGCTATTAAAAAACCTAAAGAACACAAAGTAAAATATAACACAAAAGAACATGAGTTAAAAACTGCTCATTAA
- the gatY gene encoding tagatose-bisphosphate aldolase subunit GatY, whose product MSLISTKEILEKAQNEGYAVPAFNIHNLETIQVVLKAARDLKSPVILAATPSTVKYADENYLLAIMNKATELNDIPIAFHLDHHENADDIKRIIKLGCKSVMIDASKHEFDENVSIVKDIVNFAHKYGTTVEAELGKLGGVEDNLEVDDKDAYLTNPNEALKFVKLTGVDSLAVAIGTAHGLYKCEPKLDFKRLEEIRRLVHVPLVLHGASGVSYGAVQEAIKNGICKVNIATELKIPFSNAIKKYFEENPNASDPRQYLVPAKNAMYDVVAEKIKMCKSENKAYDNNYNI is encoded by the coding sequence ATGAGTTTAATATCAACTAAGGAAATATTAGAAAAAGCTCAAAATGAGGGGTATGCTGTTCCAGCATTTAACATACACAATTTAGAAACAATACAGGTTGTACTTAAGGCTGCAAGAGATTTAAAATCACCAGTAATATTAGCTGCAACACCATCAACAGTTAAATATGCAGATGAAAACTATTTATTAGCTATAATGAATAAAGCTACAGAATTAAATGATATACCTATAGCATTTCATCTAGATCATCATGAAAATGCAGATGATATAAAAAGAATAATAAAATTAGGGTGCAAGTCTGTTATGATAGATGCTTCTAAACATGAATTTGATGAAAATGTTAGTATAGTAAAAGATATAGTTAACTTTGCTCACAAATATGGAACTACTGTAGAGGCAGAACTTGGTAAACTAGGCGGAGTAGAAGATAATTTAGAAGTTGATGATAAAGATGCATATTTGACAAATCCAAATGAAGCATTAAAATTTGTTAAATTAACAGGTGTAGATTCATTGGCTGTAGCAATTGGAACAGCTCATGGATTATATAAATGTGAACCAAAACTAGATTTTAAAAGGCTTGAGGAAATAAGAAGATTAGTACATGTACCATTAGTTCTTCATGGAGCATCTGGGGTGTCTTATGGTGCAGTACAAGAGGCTATAAAAAATGGTATATGTAAGGTAAATATAGCTACTGAATTAAAGATACCTTTTTCAAATGCAATAAAGAAATACTTTGAAGAAAATCCTAATGCCTCAGATCCAAGACAATATTTAGTTCCTGCTAAAAATGCTATGTATGATGTAGTAGCTGAAAAAATAAAAATGTGTAAAAGTGAAAATAAAGCATATGATAACAATTATAACATTTAA
- the pfkB gene encoding 1-phosphofructokinase codes for MITIITFNPSIDRLYKIDKFEVGSVQRANFVNPTAGGKGLNVAKVLNKLGADINCIGFLGGFNGDYIRSQLEKASITNNFTQVKEETRICLNIIDSNGISTEILENGPVIDKEEILNFEKVLSECLENTKVLVASGSLAKGLPKDYYFKIGQMCREKNIKYILDTSGESLKLGLKSKPYLIKPNIEELKAISGKELSSLDEIVNISKEILLKDVKNVCVSLGKDGMIFINENNIYNIEIPKVKALNTVGSGDSSIAGFALGISKGYKIKDTLKLANACGISNAMHLSTGDINLDDVNELIDKIKVYDYI; via the coding sequence ATGATAACAATTATAACATTTAATCCTTCAATAGATAGACTATATAAAATTGATAAATTTGAAGTTGGCTCTGTTCAAAGGGCCAACTTTGTTAATCCTACTGCAGGAGGGAAGGGTTTAAATGTTGCAAAAGTTTTAAATAAACTTGGAGCAGATATAAATTGCATAGGGTTTTTAGGTGGATTTAATGGAGATTATATAAGAAGTCAACTAGAAAAAGCAAGTATTACAAATAATTTCACACAAGTAAAAGAAGAAACTAGAATTTGTTTAAACATAATAGATTCTAATGGGATAAGTACTGAAATATTAGAAAATGGGCCAGTTATAGATAAAGAGGAAATTTTAAATTTTGAGAAGGTCTTAAGTGAATGTTTAGAAAATACAAAAGTTTTAGTTGCATCAGGTAGTTTGGCTAAAGGACTTCCAAAAGATTATTATTTTAAAATAGGTCAAATGTGTAGAGAAAAAAATATAAAGTATATATTAGACACTAGTGGAGAAAGTCTAAAACTAGGGTTAAAATCAAAGCCATATCTTATAAAGCCAAATATAGAAGAACTTAAAGCTATTAGTGGTAAAGAACTTAGTAGTTTAGATGAGATAGTTAATATATCTAAAGAAATCTTACTTAAAGATGTTAAAAATGTATGTGTCTCATTAGGAAAAGATGGAATGATTTTTATAAATGAAAATAATATATATAATATAGAGATACCAAAAGTAAAAGCTTTAAATACTGTAGGAAGTGGAGATTCAAGTATAGCAGGATTTGCATTAGGAATTTCAAAAGGATACAAAATAAAAGATACTTTGAAATTAGCAAATGCATGTGGAATATCAAATGCTATGCACTTATCAACTGGTGATATAAATTTAGATGATGTAAATGAACTTATAGATAAAATAAAAGTCTATGATTATATTTAA
- a CDS encoding DMT family transporter: MDNLEKIIAILFAVLAGISTTLETFVNGELGEQTTPMIATFLSLVVGSIFFLIIMFITGDIKAFFTLDKITPKFLLGGIFGGCIIFFTVKAVAHLGLSKTLTIIVISQIILGFAIDIFILNTQEIHLYKFIGIFMLISGTFFILS; encoded by the coding sequence GTGGATAACTTGGAAAAAATTATAGCGATATTATTTGCGGTACTAGCAGGTATATCTACTACATTAGAAACATTTGTAAATGGGGAATTGGGAGAACAAACAACACCAATGATAGCCACATTTTTAAGTTTAGTAGTAGGGTCAATATTTTTCTTAATAATTATGTTTATAACTGGAGATATTAAAGCATTTTTTACACTAGATAAAATTACACCAAAGTTTTTATTAGGTGGAATATTTGGAGGGTGTATTATATTTTTTACAGTTAAAGCCGTAGCTCATTTGGGATTATCAAAAACATTAACTATTATAGTAATATCTCAAATAATTTTAGGATTTGCAATTGATATTTTTATATTAAATACTCAAGAAATACATCTATATAAGTTTATTGGAATTTTCATGTTAATTTCAGGAACTTTTTTTATTTTAAGTTAA
- a CDS encoding sigma-54 interaction domain-containing protein → MKYNNNFFEKILEASHDEIFVCDKDGYMIYCNKAFESNYGINRNDMLGKTVMFLNEEGYSNQSPVPNVLKHKKKISMEQKTITGKTLIITATPVFDDLGNIEFVVENSRDISELNNIKNKLEHTKEKIKEYENKIDSLNKSQSLVYNDTTIKGSSMKLLLEISENVSKANVNVLLLGESGCGKSTLAKHIHLNSPRAHKPFITINCSTISPNLLESELFGYESGAFTGANSKGKIGLVELADGGTLFLDEIGDIPPELQSKFLQLIQEKTFTSVGGVKNKKVDIRLISATNIDLLNSVNEKKFREDLYYRINVVELKIPPLRERKEDLLELIFHFFKKYSESFNVKKTLSTQVINALLDYDYPGNIRELENIIQNILVTSNTDVIEISNLPKSVLSHITLFTDEYNHSLDVLMNNYEKNIICKSYQKHPSSYKLAKVLNISQSRANRLIQKHIHKETK, encoded by the coding sequence GTGAAATACAATAACAATTTTTTCGAAAAAATATTAGAAGCTTCTCATGATGAAATTTTTGTTTGTGATAAAGATGGTTATATGATTTATTGTAACAAAGCATTTGAATCTAATTACGGTATTAACAGAAATGATATGCTAGGAAAAACAGTTATGTTTTTAAATGAAGAAGGTTATTCAAACCAAAGCCCAGTTCCAAATGTATTAAAGCATAAGAAAAAAATATCTATGGAACAAAAAACTATAACTGGCAAAACATTAATTATAACTGCTACCCCAGTTTTTGATGATTTAGGGAACATAGAATTTGTAGTGGAAAATTCTAGAGATATAAGTGAGTTGAATAATATAAAAAATAAACTTGAACATACAAAAGAAAAAATAAAAGAATACGAAAATAAAATAGACTCTTTAAATAAATCTCAGTCATTAGTTTATAATGATACTACAATAAAAGGTTCTAGTATGAAATTACTTTTAGAAATTTCAGAAAATGTGTCCAAAGCAAATGTTAACGTTTTATTGCTAGGTGAATCTGGTTGTGGTAAATCTACATTGGCTAAGCATATACATTTAAATAGTCCTAGAGCTCATAAGCCCTTTATAACTATAAATTGTTCTACCATTTCTCCTAATTTACTTGAATCAGAATTATTCGGATATGAGTCTGGAGCATTTACAGGAGCTAATAGTAAAGGAAAAATCGGCCTTGTTGAACTTGCAGATGGTGGTACTTTATTTTTAGATGAAATAGGAGATATTCCTCCTGAACTTCAATCTAAATTTTTACAGTTAATTCAAGAAAAGACTTTTACTTCTGTAGGCGGTGTTAAAAATAAAAAAGTTGATATAAGACTTATATCTGCAACTAATATTGATTTATTAAATTCTGTAAATGAAAAAAAATTTAGAGAAGATTTATATTATAGAATAAATGTTGTGGAGTTAAAAATACCTCCACTTAGAGAACGTAAAGAAGATTTACTAGAACTAATTTTTCACTTTTTTAAAAAGTACTCAGAGTCATTTAATGTAAAAAAAACATTATCTACACAAGTTATTAATGCGCTTTTAGATTATGATTACCCTGGTAATATTAGAGAACTTGAAAATATAATTCAAAATATTTTAGTTACATCTAACACAGATGTTATAGAAATTTCTAATTTACCAAAATCAGTTCTTAGTCACATAACACTATTTACAGATGAGTATAATCACTCACTAGATGTTTTAATGAATAATTATGAAAAAAACATAATTTGTAAATCATATCAGAAACATCCAAGTTCTTATAAGCTAGCAAAAGTATTAAATATATCTCAATCAAGAGCTAATAGACTTATTCAAAAGCATATACATAAAGAAACAAAGTAG